Proteins found in one Mycoplasmopsis citelli genomic segment:
- the dcm gene encoding DNA (cytosine-5-)-methyltransferase: MLKFFDFCSGIGGGRIGLENIGMSCVGHSEIDKINANTYNLFFNDTRNYGDVTKLKISELPDFDFMIAGFPCQSFSIVGKRAGFNDKRGLIIYSLIEILKQKNIKYFILENVKGLQNHDKGQTLQTIQKNLESIGFNVYWKVLNSLNFGVPQMRERIYIVGFKKEHDNGKFEFPNKKIISKNFDYFLDKHNNSELNIENNTFQKYLSNKYNKDKFNAQEILNWENYVVDWRQSDLRVYKKVFPTLRNGRHGLLYVKNKKLIKVNGYESLLLQGFPKQIAKKVKKYKLKDNKVLSQAGNAMTVNVIESIAKEMIKNIKA; encoded by the coding sequence ATGTTAAAATTTTTTGATTTTTGCTCAGGTATTGGTGGCGGAAGAATTGGATTAGAAAATATCGGAATGTCATGTGTTGGACATTCTGAAATAGACAAAATAAATGCTAATACTTATAATCTTTTCTTTAATGACACTAGAAATTACGGAGATGTAACTAAATTAAAAATTAGTGAACTTCCAGATTTTGATTTTATGATTGCTGGATTTCCGTGTCAAAGTTTTTCAATTGTCGGAAAAAGAGCTGGTTTTAATGATAAAAGAGGATTAATAATTTATTCACTTATAGAAATACTTAAACAAAAAAATATCAAATATTTCATTTTGGAAAATGTTAAAGGGTTACAAAATCACGATAAAGGACAGACACTCCAAACTATCCAAAAAAATCTTGAAAGTATTGGTTTCAATGTTTATTGAAAAGTTTTAAACAGTCTTAATTTTGGGGTTCCACAAATGAGAGAAAGAATTTACATTGTTGGTTTTAAGAAAGAACATGATAATGGAAAATTTGAATTTCCTAATAAAAAAATCATAAGCAAAAATTTTGACTATTTTTTAGATAAGCATAATAATTCTGAGTTGAATATTGAAAATAATACCTTTCAAAAATATCTTTCTAATAAGTATAACAAAGATAAATTTAACGCTCAAGAAATCTTAAATTGAGAAAATTATGTAGTTGACTGGAGACAATCAGATTTAAGAGTTTATAAAAAAGTATTTCCTACACTAAGAAATGGTAGACATGGTCTGCTTTATGTTAAAAATAAAAAGTTAATCAAAGTTAACGGTTATGAATCTCTTTTGTTGCAAGGTTTTCCCAAGCAAATTGCTAAAAAAGTTAAAAAATACAAATTAAAAGATAACAAGGTATTATCTCAAGCAGGCAATGCAATGACAGTAAATGTTATTGAATCGATTGCAAAAGAGATGATTAAAAATATAAAAGCATAA
- the eno gene encoding phosphopyruvate hydratase — protein MSAIKKIHAREVLDSRGNPTVQVEVWTEYDGYGSAMVPSGASTGSREALELRDKGSKYEGNWFGGKGVMLAVDHVNKDLAPELLGMEVTDQRGIDLKMVALDGTANKEKMGANAILGVSLAVARAAANELQLPLYKYLGGFNGHLLPVPMLNVINGGEHASNTIDFQEFMIMPVGAKSFRESMQMANFVFHNLAKLLKKAGHGVQVGDEGGFAPNFKSHEEALDFLVEAIKLSGYNPAKSGEKAVAIAMDCASSELYKDGVYTFKKLKEAIEAKKPGFEHLEGVKLTYTTEEMIDYLGKLVDKYPIISIEDGLAEADWAGFAQFTAKYGHKLQIVGDDLTVTNTSILKRAIEEKSMNSILIKINQIGSLTETFEAIQMAQKANMTAVVSHRSGETEDSTIADIAVAMNAGQIKTGSMSRTDRIAKYNRLLAIEEELGESAKFEGQQAFYNIKL, from the coding sequence ATGTCAGCAATTAAAAAAATTCACGCTCGTGAAGTGCTAGATTCACGTGGTAATCCAACTGTGCAAGTTGAAGTATGAACTGAATATGATGGATATGGTTCAGCGATGGTACCTTCAGGAGCTTCAACTGGTTCAAGAGAGGCACTTGAACTCAGAGACAAAGGTTCTAAGTACGAAGGAAACTGATTTGGTGGTAAAGGAGTTATGTTAGCTGTAGATCACGTTAATAAAGATTTAGCTCCTGAATTACTTGGGATGGAAGTAACTGACCAAAGAGGAATTGATTTAAAAATGGTTGCTCTTGATGGAACTGCAAATAAAGAAAAAATGGGAGCAAACGCAATTTTAGGTGTTTCTCTTGCAGTAGCTCGTGCTGCAGCTAATGAATTACAACTTCCTTTATACAAATATCTTGGAGGGTTTAACGGACACTTATTGCCTGTTCCGATGTTAAATGTTATTAACGGGGGTGAACACGCTTCAAATACCATTGATTTTCAAGAGTTTATGATTATGCCTGTTGGAGCAAAAAGCTTCAGAGAATCAATGCAAATGGCTAATTTTGTTTTCCATAACCTTGCTAAATTACTTAAAAAAGCAGGTCATGGAGTTCAAGTAGGTGATGAAGGAGGATTTGCTCCAAACTTTAAATCACACGAAGAAGCACTTGATTTTTTAGTTGAAGCAATTAAATTATCTGGATACAATCCAGCTAAAAGTGGAGAAAAAGCTGTTGCTATTGCGATGGATTGTGCTTCAAGTGAACTTTATAAAGATGGAGTGTATACCTTTAAAAAACTTAAGGAAGCTATCGAAGCTAAAAAACCTGGCTTTGAACACCTTGAAGGAGTAAAACTTACCTATACCACCGAAGAAATGATTGATTATTTAGGCAAATTAGTTGATAAATATCCAATTATTTCAATTGAAGATGGACTCGCAGAAGCTGATTGAGCAGGATTTGCACAATTTACAGCTAAATATGGACACAAATTACAAATTGTTGGTGATGATCTTACTGTTACAAATACATCAATCTTAAAACGTGCTATTGAAGAAAAATCGATGAACTCAATTTTAATTAAAATTAATCAAATTGGATCATTAACAGAAACTTTTGAAGCAATTCAAATGGCTCAAAAAGCAAATATGACTGCAGTAGTTTCACACCGTTCAGGAGAAACTGAAGATTCAACTATTGCTGATATTGCAGTAGCAATGAATGCAGGTCAAATTAAAACTGGTTCAATGTCTAGAACTGATCGAATTGCTAAATACAATCGTTTACTTGCTATTGAAGAAGAACTTGGTGAATCGGCAAAATTTGAAGGACAGCAAGCTTTCTACAATATTAAGTTATAA
- a CDS encoding MSC_0618 family F1-like ATPase beta subunit, producing the protein MQGKITKVWSDVIEVTFEKNNLPLLETLLVDEHNSVLLVKKIVSQEAILAVIVKQRADFSINGKIKALNHGFMVPVGQSSKGLIFDILGEPLNSKPTKKLQYVEINSTNKPNPSYENKYKILETGIKAIDFFIPILDGSKIGIFGGAGVGKTVLMKEIIFNLSKQQNNTSAIFVGSGERSREAIELYDDLRDSNLMDSSIMYISKMNENPGARMSIVPVGITAAEYLRDVEKENVLLFIDNIFRFIQAGNETSSSLDKKLSVGGYQSTLNTEISQVEQRIYSNENGSITSFQTVFLPMDDLYDPSAVAVFNHLNASMFLSREITAKNIFPAFDPLASSSTNVNPDVIGLEHYNAILEAKFVLQKYKELEDVMIILGFDELDEESQTIVKKALQLQNFFSQSFFMTEHFRNTPGVFVPLKKTVQSVIKILRGDYLHLSPEKFSYIGSTEHLDKLK; encoded by the coding sequence ATGCAAGGAAAAATCACCAAAGTCTGAAGTGACGTAATTGAAGTTACTTTTGAAAAAAACAATTTACCTTTACTTGAAACTTTATTAGTTGATGAACACAATTCAGTTTTACTAGTTAAAAAAATTGTTTCTCAAGAAGCTATTTTAGCTGTAATTGTTAAGCAAAGAGCTGATTTTTCAATTAATGGAAAAATCAAAGCTTTAAACCACGGATTTATGGTTCCAGTTGGTCAATCTTCAAAGGGATTAATTTTTGATATTTTAGGAGAACCATTAAATAGTAAACCAACTAAAAAACTCCAATATGTTGAAATTAATTCAACTAACAAACCAAACCCTAGTTATGAAAATAAATACAAAATTTTAGAAACTGGAATTAAAGCCATTGATTTCTTTATTCCAATTTTAGATGGTTCAAAAATTGGAATTTTTGGAGGAGCAGGGGTTGGAAAAACTGTGTTAATGAAAGAGATTATTTTCAACCTTTCAAAACAACAAAATAACACTTCTGCAATTTTTGTTGGTTCAGGAGAGCGTTCTCGTGAAGCAATTGAACTTTATGATGATTTAAGAGATTCAAATTTAATGGATTCTTCAATTATGTATATTTCTAAAATGAACGAAAACCCCGGAGCCCGGATGAGTATTGTTCCAGTAGGAATTACTGCCGCAGAATACCTTCGTGATGTAGAAAAAGAAAATGTTTTATTATTTATTGATAATATTTTCCGTTTTATTCAAGCTGGAAATGAAACTTCTTCTTCACTTGATAAAAAACTTTCAGTTGGAGGATATCAATCAACTTTAAATACTGAAATTTCGCAAGTAGAGCAAAGAATTTACAGCAACGAAAATGGATCAATTACTTCATTTCAAACTGTCTTTTTACCAATGGATGACCTTTATGATCCTTCAGCTGTAGCAGTGTTTAATCACCTTAATGCTTCGATGTTTTTATCACGTGAAATTACCGCTAAAAACATTTTCCCTGCTTTTGATCCACTTGCTTCTTCTTCAACAAACGTAAACCCTGATGTGATTGGACTTGAACATTATAATGCCATTTTAGAAGCTAAATTTGTGCTTCAAAAATACAAAGAACTTGAAGATGTTATGATTATTTTAGGATTTGATGAACTTGATGAAGAATCACAAACTATTGTTAAAAAAGCCCTTCAACTCCAAAACTTCTTCTCACAGTCATTCTTTATGACTGAACACTTTAGAAATACCCCTGGAGTATTTGTTCCGCTTAAAAAAACCGTTCAATCAGTGATTAAAATTCTTCGTGGAGATTATTTACATTTATCTCCAGAAAAATTCTCATACATTGGTTCAACTGAACATTTAGATAAATTAAAATAA
- a CDS encoding MSC_0619 family F1-like ATPase alpha subunit, translating into MTNKLIITSVNEYIVQISGTHNFTQGEFLVLKNKPEVKFMIISANQTTAFALCTTTKEKFSVGSEVLPVAENKLIKTSPEYFGKIIDIHGNIVFPISTKPTHFLDVQSKSVQAENDLMVYQTLEEQLNTGYAIVDLLIPLGKGQRELIIGDRQTGKSFIALNTIINQKNKNVKCVYVAIGQTQNQVSWIYQTLKEHGALDYTFIVNASAENPFEQYLAPYIGMAHAENLSHFDDVLIVFDDLTKHANVYREIALLIKKPIGKEAYPGDMFYAHARLLERSGKFVGRKTISALPILQTIDNDITSLIASNVISITDGQIVTSSELFALNKYPAINIDLSVSRIGTRLQKPIVSQTTKTINTIYRAFKRQTKLAALKYDLNEEVNNLILSGIQIEKLFNQKGITSYDEYDLFLTSQIIQFNILNNLKEDQIQRAIEFIIKYVKEDKVSTELMNNIILNKLTDVNAPKDYFSFLLKTYSDTYNLNWKITAHKEYLNLNSALISKIHSSFKGAK; encoded by the coding sequence ATGACAAATAAATTAATAATAACTTCAGTTAATGAATATATTGTCCAAATTTCAGGGACACATAATTTTACTCAAGGGGAGTTTTTAGTTTTAAAAAATAAACCAGAAGTAAAATTTATGATTATTAGCGCAAATCAAACTACTGCTTTTGCTTTATGTACCACTACTAAAGAAAAATTTTCAGTTGGTTCAGAAGTGCTTCCCGTTGCAGAAAATAAGCTGATTAAAACTTCTCCAGAATATTTTGGAAAAATTATTGATATTCATGGAAATATTGTCTTTCCAATTTCAACTAAACCAACTCATTTTTTAGATGTGCAATCAAAAAGTGTCCAAGCTGAAAATGATTTAATGGTTTATCAAACTTTAGAAGAGCAACTTAATACTGGATATGCCATTGTTGATTTGCTTATTCCGCTTGGAAAAGGACAAAGAGAGCTTATTATTGGAGATCGTCAAACTGGAAAAAGTTTCATTGCCCTTAATACTATTATTAATCAAAAAAATAAAAATGTTAAATGTGTTTATGTAGCAATAGGTCAAACCCAAAATCAAGTATCTTGAATTTATCAAACCTTAAAAGAACATGGAGCTTTAGATTACACTTTTATTGTTAATGCTTCAGCTGAAAATCCTTTTGAGCAATACTTAGCACCATACATTGGAATGGCTCATGCTGAAAATCTTTCACACTTTGATGATGTTTTAATTGTTTTTGATGATTTAACCAAGCATGCCAACGTATATCGGGAAATTGCTTTATTAATTAAAAAACCAATTGGTAAAGAAGCTTATCCAGGAGATATGTTTTACGCTCATGCCCGTTTACTAGAACGGAGTGGAAAATTTGTTGGACGTAAAACCATTAGTGCATTGCCAATTTTACAAACCATTGACAATGATATTACCTCACTTATAGCTTCAAATGTTATTTCAATTACTGATGGCCAAATTGTAACTAGCAGTGAATTATTTGCTCTTAATAAATATCCAGCTATTAATATTGACTTATCAGTATCTCGGATTGGAACTAGATTACAAAAACCAATTGTTTCCCAAACAACTAAAACAATTAACACTATTTACCGTGCATTTAAACGTCAAACTAAGTTAGCTGCTTTAAAATACGATTTAAATGAAGAAGTTAATAATTTAATTCTTTCAGGAATTCAAATTGAAAAATTATTTAACCAAAAAGGAATTACTTCATATGATGAATACGATTTATTCCTTACATCTCAAATTATTCAATTTAACATTTTAAATAATCTAAAAGAAGATCAAATTCAACGAGCAATTGAATTTATCATTAAATATGTTAAAGAAGACAAAGTATCAACTGAATTAATGAACAATATCATTTTAAATAAACTCACTGATGTTAACGCACCTAAAGATTACTTTAGTTTCTTGCTTAAAACTTATTCAGACACATACAATTTAAACTGAAAAATTACTGCTCATAAAGAGTATTTAAACTTAAATTCAGCCTTAATTAGTAAAATTCATTCATCATTTAAAGGAGCAAAATAA
- a CDS encoding MSC_0620 family F1-like ATPase-associated subunit, with product MKLKHLLLSLSSPLVIFPIAFSVSADPKDGETQKDSDNKDKDKEQEKPKTPPNYAEIKPKQEKLIKEEFEKALNRVEGNISAAIKKIEDLNEKPLPNDLLVKVAYYKKVANFIKNNTKKIIENPQQYGFDVIFPHILVDKEYNFGEIKYNDKDFSPVIIGTKAPNNYEGLKKSDSKSTIKTDGKKPTVNTTDEKTVLSTTAQYFSGIGTATEKIFINAKDLPKFPEQTDFILQENSQYDLKLPEGFNSWDDYIKDKITKEFTAYDIEQNVLFNQQDDKKPQSVKPPIVPLIDGDSGRPPVLEPTIENVPPLEPVLGFEKIASTNNELVGLFQANEEVFNKEYIWWKNTFLESFDYTVTKLENTNNNLEAEVLIIQKSNPANKRTYKAPVKRYRTAQESASYQKVYQEFSKVFIEFLKSLGLDEKLDYEKLANSSLAEALFNQVFLGVKLINEDQFKTKLDNLVQKYQLNTNIVKNDGKVEIQNDQLAQKAQEFLINALSAQEINQYKFFNYLANAYESLYSNVLAQGQRNIKTIETNFQKLDLQVKDLSSGFRSLNSMLKNFKIQAIKNNFSLSDFNSYNKALKDVHKQITDVSLLTKNEAISDKEDPKAKLFKTAYDSLNLNYTEDHSLSNILLWSFAGLSIFGGLIMFFMWIFKKIFAKRKLSKEQNDK from the coding sequence ATGAAATTAAAACATCTTTTACTTTCGCTAAGCTCACCATTGGTTATTTTTCCGATTGCTTTTAGTGTTTCTGCTGATCCAAAAGATGGAGAAACTCAAAAAGATTCAGATAATAAAGACAAAGATAAAGAACAAGAAAAGCCAAAAACACCTCCAAATTATGCAGAAATTAAACCAAAACAAGAGAAACTAATTAAAGAGGAATTTGAAAAAGCTTTAAATAGAGTTGAAGGCAATATTAGTGCTGCAATTAAAAAAATTGAAGATTTAAACGAGAAACCACTTCCAAATGATTTATTGGTTAAGGTTGCTTATTATAAAAAAGTTGCTAATTTCATTAAAAATAACACTAAAAAAATTATTGAAAATCCACAACAATATGGTTTTGATGTTATATTTCCCCATATTTTAGTTGATAAAGAATATAACTTTGGAGAAATTAAATACAATGATAAAGATTTTTCTCCAGTAATTATTGGAACAAAAGCTCCAAATAATTATGAAGGACTTAAGAAAAGCGATTCAAAAAGTACCATTAAAACTGATGGTAAAAAACCAACAGTTAATACTACTGATGAAAAAACTGTTTTAAGTACCACTGCTCAATATTTTTCAGGAATAGGAACTGCAACTGAAAAAATCTTTATTAATGCTAAAGATTTACCTAAATTTCCTGAACAAACAGATTTCATTCTTCAAGAAAATTCTCAATATGATTTAAAACTTCCTGAAGGATTTAATAGTTGAGATGACTATATCAAAGATAAAATCACTAAAGAATTTACTGCTTATGATATTGAGCAAAATGTTTTATTCAATCAGCAAGATGATAAAAAACCTCAATCGGTCAAACCACCAATTGTTCCATTAATTGATGGAGATTCAGGACGTCCTCCGGTTTTAGAACCAACTATTGAAAATGTGCCACCCCTTGAGCCTGTTTTAGGATTTGAGAAAATAGCTTCTACAAATAATGAATTAGTTGGTCTTTTTCAAGCTAATGAGGAAGTTTTTAATAAAGAATATATTTGATGAAAAAACACATTTTTAGAATCATTTGATTATACAGTGACTAAACTTGAAAATACTAATAACAATTTAGAAGCTGAAGTTTTAATTATTCAAAAAAGCAATCCAGCAAATAAAAGAACATATAAAGCACCAGTTAAAAGATATCGAACTGCTCAAGAAAGTGCTAGTTATCAAAAAGTTTATCAAGAATTTTCGAAAGTATTTATTGAATTTTTAAAATCACTAGGACTAGATGAAAAACTTGATTATGAAAAATTAGCCAATAGTTCATTAGCTGAAGCGCTATTTAATCAAGTTTTTTTAGGTGTTAAATTAATTAATGAAGATCAATTTAAAACTAAATTAGACAATCTGGTCCAAAAATATCAACTTAATACCAATATTGTTAAAAATGACGGAAAAGTTGAAATTCAAAATGATCAATTAGCTCAAAAAGCTCAAGAATTTTTAATTAATGCTCTTTCAGCTCAAGAAATTAATCAATATAAATTTTTTAATTATTTAGCAAATGCTTATGAATCGCTTTATTCAAATGTTCTTGCTCAAGGCCAAAGAAACATTAAGACCATTGAAACTAATTTTCAAAAATTAGATTTACAAGTTAAAGATTTAAGTTCAGGATTTAGATCACTAAATTCAATGTTGAAAAACTTTAAAATTCAAGCAATTAAAAATAATTTTTCACTAAGTGATTTTAATTCATATAATAAAGCACTCAAAGACGTACATAAACAAATTACCGATGTATCGCTTTTAACTAAAAATGAAGCCATTTCAGATAAAGAAGATCCCAAAGCAAAGCTTTTTAAAACCGCTTATGATAGTTTAAACTTAAATTACACCGAAGATCATTCCTTAAGCAATATTTTATTGTGAAGCTTTGCTGGTCTTTCGATTTTTGGTGGATTAATAATGTTCTTCATGTGAATTTTTAAAAAAATCTTTGCAAAACGCAAACTAAGTAAGGAACAAAATGACAAATAA
- a CDS encoding MSC_0621 family F1-like ATPase epsilon subunit — MVKLNFISTKNVVNSIKVKDIFVSQTLNDNWIKVQQNSIVSFKNILVKLTLENEQNYYLLIDNLFLKRDEEQATIYYDVFINSFVQKSDKKYLLQLKEKHSKIKKQIAQNKIAKMFNWSNIDETKYELLKREEFYLKRQIYYSLIKKELPWN; from the coding sequence ATGGTTAAATTAAATTTTATTTCCACAAAAAACGTGGTTAACTCAATTAAAGTTAAGGACATTTTTGTTAGTCAAACTTTAAATGATAATTGAATTAAAGTCCAACAAAATTCAATTGTAAGTTTTAAAAATATTTTAGTGAAATTAACTTTGGAAAATGAACAAAATTATTATTTATTAATTGATAATTTATTCTTAAAACGTGATGAAGAACAAGCAACTATTTATTATGATGTTTTCATTAATAGTTTCGTCCAAAAAAGTGATAAAAAATACTTGTTACAACTCAAAGAGAAACATTCAAAAATTAAAAAACAAATAGCACAAAATAAGATTGCAAAAATGTTTAACTGAAGTAATATTGATGAAACTAAGTACGAGTTACTTAAGCGAGAAGAATTTTACTTAAAAAGACAAATTTACTATTCGTTAATTAAAAAGGAGCTACCATGAAATTAA
- a CDS encoding MSC_0622 family F1-like ATPase gamma subunit, translating into MNLKKIKEKKVNLDKIYKIIESKKNITLVNILKLSKEILFYLQRSNFSKDLITLLNEKFSIDNSFLSKSPVIETVKGKKIWVYITEEEKYGTNSYQKHYKTLTENADFNEDLFILIGEKSQELPVSTEQQILFKSDENIVLKLIEILPKLIINIFKQYKISELNFVINSSKIKQKYITLFPLEKNNFELTYYSQNGPLNTFDLDKYKIHPEPNLFVESLFEHYLTFSAMSLLMESALVKEKYNLVAQNKSLNDLEEKIRKHKILYLRTKKDLEIEEISILSPDKDLIHTQNEVSHG; encoded by the coding sequence ATGAACTTGAAGAAAATTAAAGAAAAGAAAGTTAACTTAGATAAGATTTATAAAATTATTGAATCTAAAAAAAATATTACCTTAGTTAATATTTTAAAACTCTCTAAAGAAATTTTGTTTTATTTACAAAGATCAAATTTTTCAAAAGATTTAATTACATTACTTAATGAAAAATTTTCAATTGATAATTCATTTTTAAGTAAATCTCCAGTAATTGAAACAGTTAAAGGAAAAAAGATTTGAGTTTATATTACCGAAGAAGAAAAATACGGAACCAATTCATATCAAAAACATTACAAAACACTAACTGAAAATGCTGATTTTAACGAAGATTTGTTTATTTTAATTGGAGAAAAATCCCAAGAGTTACCCGTATCTACTGAACAGCAAATTCTTTTTAAAAGTGATGAAAATATCGTCTTAAAATTAATTGAAATTTTACCGAAATTAATTATTAATATTTTTAAACAATATAAAATTTCAGAACTGAATTTTGTTATTAATTCTTCTAAAATCAAGCAAAAATATATCACTTTATTTCCACTAGAAAAAAATAATTTTGAGCTAACTTATTATTCGCAAAATGGACCTTTAAATACATTTGATTTAGATAAATACAAAATTCATCCTGAACCAAATTTATTTGTTGAATCACTATTTGAGCATTATTTAACTTTTTCGGCAATGTCACTTTTAATGGAATCAGCACTTGTAAAAGAAAAATATAACCTTGTTGCACAAAATAAGTCTTTAAATGATTTAGAAGAAAAAATTCGTAAGCATAAAATTTTATATCTTCGTACTAAAAAGGATCTTGAAATTGAAGAAATCTCGATTTTAAGCCCTGATAAGGATTTAATTCATACTCAAAATGAGGTCTCTCATGGTTAA
- a CDS encoding MSC_0623 family F1-like ATPase-associated protein — MLKKKSKNPQQIEYQALIYQVFHDTVSQKDFVNQQKLLNTFEIQENLGLKSPHWLRILEKLKKFKNSQKNLLLRSFAVRWNRNEKFSFTKLVPSITTPDSNALDINLKNSTIAEENNLLEKFNLYLEELLSKGYKLELIKDTVIFKDKASNNFKILFSEGLLS; from the coding sequence ATGTTAAAGAAAAAATCAAAAAACCCCCAACAAATTGAGTATCAAGCTTTAATTTATCAAGTTTTTCATGACACCGTTTCTCAGAAAGATTTTGTTAACCAACAAAAACTACTTAATACTTTTGAAATTCAAGAAAATTTAGGACTCAAAAGTCCTCACTGACTTAGGATTTTAGAAAAACTCAAAAAGTTTAAAAATTCACAAAAAAATCTTTTACTCAGAAGTTTTGCAGTTCGTTGAAATCGAAATGAGAAATTTAGTTTTACTAAACTTGTTCCAAGTATCACTACTCCTGATAGTAATGCATTAGACATTAACTTAAAAAACTCTACTATTGCAGAAGAAAATAACCTTTTAGAAAAATTTAACTTATATCTTGAAGAATTACTTTCTAAAGGTTATAAGCTTGAACTTATTAAAGATACTGTGATTTTTAAAGATAAAGCTTCAAATAATTTCAAAATTTTATTTAGTGAAGGGTTGTTAAGCTAA
- a CDS encoding MSC_0624 family F1-like ATPase-associated membrane protein yields the protein MTLALTKNTSLWFYFSKENILKLISFIATFAIFSFFVFAFNTQLQSNSFILSWKDIFNTETITNKSHNFLGLGTFIIFAVVSLASLFKSFSILNNNNLKFKHYIYWYVNYLVLAIVATLLNWFLPHKVSSQPIHLLYKALIVLWYLFVSLGYQIHALVFRAKHLINIRRSVVLSSLEYFFKVLLIGGFLLVLYLFVHKITDNDALYFNNDVLNYLDDLKSNNKALYFVYILLILLFVISLLIVEFLSAKNQKESIVASKNKISSFLAFIGAILIGIFAFSIYLIFIKNPFLENALDFEKEINLVYLIILAIGLFIILSLIAFKNLIFVKGLKATKQNAVKLVINFNLVILSLMSLLNLLKVNYYSQQFSNLIILFASLVILMMLVVNKHVVDKLTFINYAIVLLLIIGTSFINCFEYTSVNFRNNSLVYSSSSIIYSARIAIGASILLFLEILRKSSKKIFSLMLVLGNLKLVKAYKE from the coding sequence ATGACATTAGCTTTGACTAAAAATACCTCCCTTTGGTTTTATTTTAGTAAAGAAAATATCCTAAAGTTAATATCTTTTATTGCAACTTTTGCGATATTTTCTTTTTTTGTTTTTGCTTTTAATACCCAATTACAGTCAAATAGCTTTATTTTAAGCTGAAAAGATATTTTTAATACCGAAACAATTACTAATAAATCACATAACTTTTTAGGTCTAGGCACATTCATAATTTTTGCAGTTGTGTCTCTAGCAAGCTTATTTAAAAGTTTTAGTATTTTAAATAATAACAACCTAAAATTTAAGCACTATATTTATTGGTATGTTAATTATTTAGTTTTAGCAATTGTTGCTACACTGTTAAATTGATTTTTACCTCACAAGGTAAGCTCTCAACCAATTCATTTACTTTATAAAGCTTTAATTGTATTGTGATATTTATTTGTTTCACTTGGTTATCAAATTCATGCTTTAGTTTTTAGAGCTAAGCATTTAATTAATATCCGTAGAAGTGTTGTACTTAGCTCATTAGAATACTTTTTTAAAGTGCTTTTAATTGGTGGATTTTTATTAGTTTTATATTTATTTGTTCACAAAATTACTGATAATGACGCATTATATTTTAACAATGATGTTCTTAATTATTTAGATGATTTAAAATCAAATAATAAAGCACTTTATTTTGTATATATTTTATTAATTTTATTATTTGTTATTTCACTACTTATTGTTGAATTTTTAAGTGCTAAAAATCAAAAAGAAAGTATTGTTGCTTCAAAAAATAAAATTTCAAGTTTTCTTGCTTTTATTGGAGCAATATTAATTGGGATTTTTGCTTTTAGCATTTATTTAATTTTTATCAAAAATCCTTTTCTTGAAAATGCTCTTGATTTTGAAAAAGAAATTAATTTAGTTTATCTTATTATTTTAGCTATAGGATTGTTTATTATTTTAAGTTTAATAGCTTTTAAAAATCTTATTTTTGTTAAAGGGTTAAAAGCAACCAAACAAAATGCTGTTAAATTAGTTATTAATTTTAATTTAGTGATTTTATCATTAATGAGTTTACTTAATTTACTTAAAGTTAATTATTATAGTCAGCAATTTAGTAATTTAATTATTTTGTTTGCTTCGTTAGTTATTCTTATGATGCTAGTTGTAAATAAGCATGTTGTTGATAAATTAACCTTTATTAATTATGCAATTGTTCTTTTACTAATTATTGGTACTTCGTTTATAAATTGCTTTGAATACACTTCGGTTAATTTCAGAAACAACTCGCTAGTTTATTCAAGTTCTTCGATAATTTATTCAGCAAGAATTGCAATTGGTGCCTCAATTTTATTATTTTTAGAAATCTTACGCAAATCTTCTAAAAAAATATTTTCATTAATGCTTGTTCTAGGTAATTTAAAATTAGTGAAAGCTTATAAGGAGTAA